The proteins below come from a single Nocardioides eburneiflavus genomic window:
- a CDS encoding GntR family transcriptional regulator: MSERPAPLHAQVESALRERLDSRDLRPGDLFPSEAALQAEFDVSRSVVRQALATLEAEGLIRKVRGKGSVVAEHREVHRDVRRSGLRLEADSDGRVTTRVDAYDVVPRPDHLVSIPGDRVLQLGRVRSVGGVVLSYIRTWLPADVADVISRDDLTDASLHQLLADRLGRHVVGGHNQVRAVPATTSLADRLGVAVGAPLLLLEGRSVDLDGVALEEFSTWHRGDLAAFDVEAVPPSARDDASHERIERLTRTARELLAELETLR, encoded by the coding sequence GTGAGCGAGCGTCCCGCCCCCCTGCACGCACAGGTCGAGAGCGCCCTCCGCGAGCGGCTCGACAGCCGCGACCTGCGTCCGGGTGACCTCTTCCCGAGCGAGGCGGCACTCCAGGCGGAGTTCGACGTCTCGCGCTCGGTGGTGCGCCAGGCGCTCGCGACCCTGGAGGCGGAGGGCCTGATCCGCAAGGTGCGGGGCAAGGGCTCCGTCGTCGCCGAGCACCGCGAGGTGCATCGCGACGTGCGCCGCTCGGGACTGCGGCTGGAGGCCGACTCGGACGGCCGTGTCACCACCCGCGTCGACGCGTACGACGTCGTGCCCCGCCCCGACCACCTGGTCTCCATCCCGGGCGACCGCGTCCTCCAGCTCGGGCGCGTGCGCTCGGTGGGCGGCGTCGTGCTCAGCTACATCCGGACCTGGCTGCCGGCCGACGTCGCCGACGTGATCTCGCGCGACGACCTCACCGACGCCTCGCTGCACCAGCTCCTCGCCGACCGGCTGGGTCGCCACGTGGTGGGCGGTCACAACCAGGTGCGCGCCGTCCCGGCGACGACGTCGCTCGCCGACCGGCTCGGCGTCGCCGTCGGTGCGCCGCTCCTCCTGCTCGAGGGGCGCAGCGTCGACCTCGACGGTGTGGCCCTGGAGGAGTTCTCCACGTGGCACCGGGGCGACCTCGCCGCGTTCGACGTCGAGGCGGTGCCGCCGTCAGCCCGCGACGACGCCTCGCACGAGCGGATCGAGCGACTCACCCGCACGGCTCGCGAGCTGCTGGCGGAGCTCGAGACCCTCCGCTGA